The following coding sequences lie in one Spinacia oleracea cultivar Varoflay chromosome 1, BTI_SOV_V1, whole genome shotgun sequence genomic window:
- the LOC130466025 gene encoding uncharacterized protein yields MVEDVSTLGDYRWGDLGYATLVGQMSLSVRDSDPSRRHFVITLAGVPRLIELWAFEHLPWLAPRKGQRPLEFPAGRRWGWKKKLTVRPPPDTVWDLIRDGNPEHVVWTPWLSFRGTHASVRDSYALSQMRVLFVGRRDPVWYLGERVRMQTVGAFSVPRPPPATMLSTRSIGESWRVHSRTGVPATELVIERASYYQFI; encoded by the exons atggtggaggacgtgtctacactgggtgactatcgctggggcgatttgggctatgcgacgcttgtcggccagatgagtttgtcggtgcgcgactcggacccgagtagacgtcactttgtgattacattagcgggagtgccgcgtttgatcgag ctgtgggcctttgagcacttaccttggctggctccccgaaaggggcagaggcctttggagttccctgccggtcgccgttggggttggaagaagaagctgacagtgcgtccaccgcccgataccgtgtgggatcttatccgggacgggaaccctgagcat gtggtttggaccccatggctctcttttaggggtacccatgcttcggtcagggatagttatgccctgagccagatgcgggtcttgttcgttggccgccgggaccctgtctggtacctgggagagcgggtacgtatgcagacggtcggggctttttcggtgcctaggcctccgcctgcgaccatgctgtctactcgttcgataggcgagtcgtggagggtccactcgaggactggcgtgccggcgacggagttggtgatagagcgagctagctattaccagtttatctag